The Halogranum gelatinilyticum genome contains a region encoding:
- a CDS encoding DUF5789 family protein → MADEDTEDDAPAVELGAGETVEGAPLAQVASRLTWPQEKSLIERKEGDAVVRTPDGPQTLADILAEIDVTYFDKRQTFMDAVHDVVGAGPVQTE, encoded by the coding sequence ATGGCTGACGAGGACACGGAAGACGACGCGCCGGCCGTCGAACTCGGTGCTGGAGAGACTGTCGAGGGCGCGCCGCTGGCACAGGTCGCCTCCCGACTCACCTGGCCCCAGGAGAAGAGCCTCATCGAGCGCAAGGAAGGCGACGCCGTCGTCCGCACCCCGGACGGCCCGCAGACGCTCGCCGACATCCTCGCCGAGATCGACGTGACCTACTTCGACAAACGGCAGACGTTCATGGACGCCGTCCACGACGTCGTCGGTGCCGGTCCGGTCCAGACCGAGTAG
- a CDS encoding anthranilate synthase component II, which yields MILVVDNYDSFAYNLVQYVGEVADEVVVRRNDAITVDAIRQLDPDGIVVSPGPGTPEDAGVSMAVFAELDYPTLGVCLGHQALCAALGAPVGHAPEVVHGKPSTVVHDGQGLFAGLPERFEVGRYHSLAVEREDLPDELVETAWTDDDRRVVMGVRHRHKPHVGVQFHPESILTDAGKRMVRNFVDGLAVSP from the coding sequence GTGATTCTCGTCGTCGACAACTACGACTCCTTCGCCTACAACCTCGTGCAGTACGTCGGCGAGGTGGCCGACGAGGTGGTCGTCCGCCGAAACGACGCCATCACCGTCGACGCTATTCGACAGTTGGACCCCGACGGCATCGTCGTCTCGCCCGGCCCCGGCACCCCCGAGGACGCGGGCGTCTCGATGGCCGTCTTCGCCGAGTTGGACTATCCGACGCTCGGCGTCTGTCTCGGCCACCAGGCACTGTGTGCGGCACTCGGCGCGCCCGTCGGCCACGCGCCCGAGGTCGTCCACGGCAAGCCCTCGACCGTCGTCCACGACGGTCAGGGCCTCTTCGCGGGGCTTCCCGAGCGGTTCGAGGTCGGCCGCTACCACTCGCTGGCGGTCGAACGGGAGGACCTCCCCGACGAGCTGGTGGAGACGGCTTGGACCGACGACGACCGCCGGGTCGTGATGGGCGTCCGCCACCGCCACAAACCCCACGTCGGCGTCCAGTTCCACCCCGAGAGCATCCTCACGGACGCCGGAAAGCGGATGGTCCGGAACTTCGTCGACGGACTCGCGGTGTCGCCGTAG
- the pabB gene encoding aminodeoxychorismate synthase, component I, whose protein sequence is MTTPTVVTDRAAFRAVAAEASAGARVPVEVRISVADPFDAYRRARDGPGGVFLETTGGRSGWGYFAVDPVERLQVGSDAVLADPDAPGHGDFARPSPSLAALDGLLAGETLVRGDCDVPYPCGAFGWLSYDIARELESLPAHTVDDRGLPHLQVGVYDCVAAWEEPRGEKTTLRITCCPRVDPDDDLDAVYDAAVARASDLAESATTGDPDAGAPPVDADEAEFVSDCGRAVYADRVRRVKEYIHDGDTFQANIAQRLVAPAAVHPVDAYAALRRVNPAPYSGLVEFSGPGWTGGIDLVSASPELLLERDGDRLLTEPIAGTRPRGKTPEEDEELEADLLGNEKERAEHAMLVDLERNDLGKVSEYGSVEVTDYRRVDRYSEVMHLVSLVEGTLRDDATLADAVAATFPGGTITGAPKPRTMEIIDELEATRRGPYTGSMAVFGFDGRATLNIVIRTLVRWRDQYHLRVGAGIVHDSDPDAEYDETLAKGRALVNAIDEALGDRGDLRVEHEEASP, encoded by the coding sequence ATGACTACACCCACCGTCGTCACCGACCGGGCGGCGTTCCGGGCCGTCGCCGCCGAGGCATCGGCTGGCGCACGCGTCCCGGTCGAGGTACGCATCTCGGTGGCGGACCCGTTCGACGCTTACCGTCGCGCCCGCGACGGACCCGGCGGGGTGTTTCTGGAGACCACCGGCGGCCGGAGCGGTTGGGGCTACTTCGCCGTCGACCCCGTCGAACGGCTGCAGGTCGGCTCCGACGCGGTGCTCGCCGACCCCGACGCGCCGGGCCACGGCGACTTCGCTCGCCCCTCGCCGTCGCTTGCGGCACTCGACGGTCTGCTCGCGGGCGAGACGCTCGTCCGCGGCGACTGCGACGTTCCCTACCCCTGTGGCGCGTTCGGCTGGCTCTCGTACGATATCGCCCGCGAACTCGAATCACTCCCTGCACACACCGTCGACGACCGGGGGCTGCCACATCTCCAGGTCGGCGTCTACGACTGCGTGGCTGCGTGGGAGGAGCCAAGGGGAGAGAAGACGACACTGCGTATCACCTGTTGTCCGCGCGTCGACCCGGACGACGACCTCGACGCCGTCTACGACGCCGCCGTCGCCCGCGCGAGCGACCTCGCCGAGTCGGCGACGACGGGTGACCCCGACGCAGGCGCGCCGCCGGTCGACGCCGACGAGGCGGAGTTCGTCAGCGATTGTGGCCGGGCGGTCTACGCCGACCGCGTCCGGCGGGTCAAGGAGTATATTCACGACGGCGACACCTTCCAGGCCAACATCGCCCAGCGGCTCGTCGCGCCCGCCGCGGTCCACCCGGTCGACGCCTACGCCGCGCTCCGACGGGTCAACCCGGCACCCTACTCTGGCCTCGTCGAGTTCTCCGGGCCGGGCTGGACGGGCGGCATCGACCTCGTGAGCGCGAGTCCGGAACTCCTGCTCGAACGCGACGGCGACCGGCTCCTGACCGAACCCATCGCCGGGACGCGCCCCCGCGGGAAGACGCCGGAAGAGGACGAGGAGTTGGAGGCCGACCTCCTCGGCAACGAGAAGGAGCGCGCCGAGCACGCGATGCTCGTCGACCTCGAACGCAACGACCTCGGGAAAGTGTCCGAGTACGGCTCCGTCGAAGTCACGGACTACCGGCGCGTCGACCGCTACTCCGAGGTGATGCATCTCGTCTCGCTCGTCGAGGGAACCCTGCGCGACGACGCCACCCTCGCCGACGCCGTCGCCGCGACGTTCCCCGGCGGCACCATCACCGGCGCGCCCAAACCCCGGACGATGGAGATCATCGACGAACTCGAAGCCACCCGCCGCGGCCCCTATACCGGCAGCATGGCCGTCTTCGGCTTCGACGGCCGCGCGACGCTGAACATCGTCATCCGGACGCTCGTCCGCTGGCGCGACCAGTACCATCTCCGGGTCGGCGCGGGCATCGTCCACGACTCGGACCCCGATGCGGAGTACGACGAGACGCTAGCGAAGGGCCGCGCGCTCGTCAACGCCATCGACGAGGCACTGGGCGACCGCGGCGACCTCCGCGTCGAGCACGAGGAGGCCAGCCCGTGA
- a CDS encoding shikimate dehydrogenase yields the protein MQVFGLVGNPVGHSLSPPMHEAAYEALDVDARYVTFEPDTDAIGDAISGAQALGITGLNVTIPFKQDVLDLVEPDPLAARIGAVNTVDFTGERVRGYNTDAGGARRALERHDVALDGADAVVVGAGGAGRAIAFALADAGSAVHVANRTVETAESLAASVAASEDVDADAVTAGGLDSLDSTVPEASVLVNATSVGMESAETPVPADLLHADLAVMDAVYSPLETRLLRDADAAGATTVDGAWMLLYQGVEAFERWTGRDAPVAEMNDALRSRL from the coding sequence ATGCAGGTCTTCGGTCTCGTCGGCAACCCCGTCGGCCACTCGCTGTCGCCACCGATGCACGAGGCGGCCTACGAGGCGCTCGACGTGGACGCTCGCTACGTCACCTTCGAACCCGACACGGACGCCATCGGCGACGCCATCAGTGGCGCGCAGGCACTCGGCATCACCGGGCTGAACGTCACCATCCCGTTCAAACAGGACGTGCTCGACCTCGTCGAACCCGACCCGCTGGCCGCCCGTATCGGCGCGGTCAACACGGTCGACTTCACCGGCGAGCGGGTGCGCGGCTACAACACGGACGCCGGGGGCGCGCGTCGGGCACTGGAACGCCACGACGTCGCGCTCGACGGGGCGGACGCCGTCGTCGTCGGCGCGGGCGGTGCGGGCCGCGCCATCGCCTTCGCGCTCGCGGACGCGGGGTCGGCCGTCCACGTCGCCAACCGTACGGTCGAGACGGCCGAGTCGCTGGCGGCGTCCGTCGCTGCGAGCGAGGACGTCGACGCCGACGCAGTCACCGCAGGCGGGCTGGACTCGTTGGACTCGACGGTGCCCGAGGCGTCGGTTCTCGTCAACGCGACGAGCGTCGGGATGGAGTCCGCGGAGACGCCCGTCCCCGCCGACCTCCTCCACGCCGACCTCGCGGTCATGGATGCGGTGTACTCCCCGCTCGAAACGAGACTGCTCCGCGATGCCGACGCGGCCGGTGCGACCACCGTCGACGGCGCGTGGATGCTGTTGTATCAGGGAGTGGAGGCGTTCGAACGGTGGACCGGACGGGACGCTCCCGTCGCAGAAATGAACGACGCGCTTCGGTCGCGGCTCTGA
- a CDS encoding DUF302 domain-containing protein — MALPIDPTALESGDIGEERATLHMEHEGAIEHVRTAFTDAGFGVATEFSPSEMLNEKVDADRDPYYVLGACNPNMADKALTASDGKMGALFPCNVVVWEEEPGVQTVYHVSIMRVGRLVGLAPDNDEMADIIAETGKLVDKAISNLDAAE; from the coding sequence ATGGCACTACCCATCGACCCGACGGCACTGGAGAGCGGCGATATCGGTGAAGAGCGTGCAACACTGCACATGGAACACGAGGGAGCCATCGAACACGTCCGGACGGCGTTCACCGATGCTGGCTTCGGCGTCGCCACGGAGTTCTCCCCCTCGGAGATGCTCAACGAGAAGGTCGACGCCGACCGCGACCCCTACTACGTCCTCGGCGCGTGTAACCCGAACATGGCCGACAAGGCTCTCACCGCCTCGGACGGGAAGATGGGCGCGCTGTTCCCCTGCAACGTCGTCGTCTGGGAGGAGGAGCCGGGCGTCCAGACGGTCTACCACGTGAGCATCATGCGTGTCGGCCGACTCGTCGGGCTCGCGCCCGACAACGACGAGATGGCAGACATCATCGCCGAGACAGGGAAGCTCGTCGACAAGGCAATCTCGAACCTGGACGCGGCCGAGTAG
- a CDS encoding sodium:calcium antiporter, producing MSSVLRHPLSALVGAVLLTVPWLLFWATGTHQLPATATLTTVGVSGLAVLGASFLLAWGAETAEKDVPRAFALAVLAVLAVAPEYAVDALYAWQAGSQAGTLAGQEAANLAVANMTGANRILIGLGWSGIALFSIWRAGKTEDTAVVEGKSFLTNAVKLDRSIATEILFLTAATVFAFFVPLGGGIDGLDMVVLVGIYVTYIAIIIRGDVGETSAHVGVPSRLQQLPKLLRVLTVLTLFAFSGFLIFTAVEPFAHGLEELGKGIGIPPFFMIQWVAPLASESPELIVVAYLVNKARSTAAFNALISSKLNQWTLLIGTLVVVYSLALGQYGVLPFDRKQAGEIWLTAAQSFFALAVLINFRITVREALAILVLFTSQVLVEFYFIRTAPEFDTFWVLMAYTAVYLVIGLAMFATRIDDIKEVSRITVANIRGTTAAELDRGD from the coding sequence ATGAGTTCTGTGCTTCGCCACCCGCTCTCGGCACTCGTCGGAGCCGTCCTCCTCACCGTGCCGTGGCTCCTGTTTTGGGCCACCGGCACCCACCAGCTGCCCGCCACGGCCACGCTGACGACCGTCGGCGTCAGCGGGCTGGCGGTCCTCGGAGCCTCCTTCCTCCTCGCGTGGGGGGCCGAGACCGCCGAAAAGGACGTCCCCCGGGCGTTCGCCCTCGCCGTCCTCGCCGTCCTCGCCGTCGCCCCGGAGTACGCCGTCGACGCGCTCTACGCCTGGCAGGCGGGGTCACAGGCGGGGACGCTCGCCGGGCAGGAGGCCGCGAACCTCGCGGTCGCCAACATGACCGGCGCGAACCGCATCCTCATCGGTCTCGGCTGGTCCGGTATCGCGCTGTTCTCCATCTGGCGCGCTGGCAAGACCGAGGACACCGCCGTCGTCGAGGGGAAGAGCTTCCTCACGAACGCCGTCAAACTCGACCGCAGCATCGCCACGGAGATCCTCTTTCTCACGGCAGCGACGGTCTTCGCCTTCTTCGTCCCGCTCGGCGGCGGCATCGACGGCCTCGACATGGTCGTCCTCGTCGGCATCTACGTCACCTACATCGCCATCATCATCCGCGGCGACGTCGGCGAGACGAGCGCGCACGTCGGCGTCCCCTCCCGCCTCCAGCAGCTACCGAAGCTCCTCCGCGTCCTGACGGTGCTCACGCTCTTCGCCTTCTCGGGCTTTCTCATCTTCACGGCCGTCGAGCCGTTCGCCCACGGTCTCGAAGAACTCGGGAAGGGCATCGGCATCCCGCCGTTCTTCATGATTCAGTGGGTCGCGCCGCTGGCCAGCGAGAGCCCGGAACTCATCGTCGTCGCCTACCTCGTCAACAAGGCGCGGTCGACCGCGGCGTTCAACGCGCTCATCTCCTCGAAGCTCAACCAGTGGACGCTGCTCATCGGGACGCTCGTCGTCGTCTACAGCCTCGCACTCGGCCAGTACGGCGTCCTCCCGTTCGACCGGAAGCAAGCGGGGGAGATCTGGCTCACGGCGGCCCAGAGCTTCTTCGCGCTCGCCGTGCTCATCAACTTCCGCATCACCGTCCGCGAGGCACTCGCCATCCTCGTCCTGTTCACCTCTCAGGTGCTCGTGGAGTTCTACTTCATCCGGACCGCCCCCGAGTTCGACACGTTCTGGGTGCTCATGGCCTACACCGCAGTCTACCTCGTCATCGGCCTCGCGATGTTCGCGACCCGCATCGACGACATCAAGGAAGTCAGCCGTATCACCGTCGCCAACATCCGCGGGACGACAGCGGCAGAACTCGACCGGGGCGACTAG
- a CDS encoding DUF4332 domain-containing protein, protein MSLLDTIKSLLGLNGSSSEQRRDTSVTVERDTRTEREEVDAESEAAVKGTADDANEADDADEEAAAAETDAAASTESVVDEASEAEEAAEPAEAAVGADAGAAEESEATEVDDGEAVTIEDAESVDEADEVEGAAAEEPAVDDEEAEDAESDEASEADETDEESETVDEPIATETDATASTESMVDEDTEPVESAEPAEAAGPEAEDIATDVEDVSVDEENEGDADEADESEDADDSPSVDTVKGIGPAYADRLEAAGIHTVADLANADAAELGEEISVSEKRVGRWIDRARDE, encoded by the coding sequence ATGTCACTACTCGACACGATAAAATCCCTACTCGGATTGAACGGATCGTCGTCCGAGCAGCGTCGGGACACGAGCGTCACCGTCGAACGCGACACGCGGACGGAGCGAGAGGAAGTTGACGCCGAGAGCGAAGCAGCGGTCAAAGGAACAGCGGACGACGCGAACGAAGCGGACGACGCGGACGAGGAAGCTGCCGCAGCCGAGACGGACGCCGCAGCCTCCACCGAGTCGGTCGTCGACGAGGCGTCCGAGGCCGAGGAGGCCGCAGAACCCGCCGAAGCCGCCGTGGGTGCCGACGCCGGTGCCGCCGAGGAGTCCGAGGCCACCGAGGTCGACGACGGCGAGGCGGTCACCATCGAGGACGCCGAGTCCGTCGACGAGGCCGACGAGGTCGAGGGCGCGGCGGCCGAGGAACCGGCGGTCGACGACGAGGAAGCCGAAGACGCGGAGAGCGACGAAGCGTCCGAAGCCGACGAGACAGACGAGGAGAGCGAAACGGTCGACGAGCCGATTGCGACCGAGACCGACGCCACGGCCTCGACCGAGTCGATGGTCGACGAGGACACCGAGCCGGTCGAGTCCGCCGAACCCGCCGAAGCGGCCGGACCGGAGGCAGAGGACATCGCGACCGACGTCGAGGACGTCTCGGTCGACGAGGAGAACGAGGGCGATGCTGACGAAGCCGACGAGAGCGAGGACGCGGACGACTCTCCCTCGGTCGATACGGTGAAGGGTATCGGTCCGGCCTACGCCGACCGCCTCGAAGCCGCGGGCATCCACACCGTTGCGGATCTCGCGAACGCCGACGCCGCCGAACTCGGCGAGGAGATCTCCGTCTCCGAGAAGCGCGTCGGCCGCTGGATCGACCGCGCACGCGACGAGTAA
- a CDS encoding Mut7-C RNAse domain-containing protein, giving the protein MREPGERPVDADGRPRLLLDVMLGKLATYLRMCGYDAAYALDRDAEADERVLDVVADEGRLLLTRDRQLASRASDSLLLTEREVTDQLRELRAVGFVLELDDEPAYCGRCNGPVEAVDDGEPRPEYAPDDGLVWQCRDCGQFFWKGSHWDDVRERLENL; this is encoded by the coding sequence ATGCGCGAGCCGGGCGAGCGTCCCGTCGACGCCGACGGCCGCCCGCGGCTCCTCCTCGATGTCATGCTCGGCAAACTCGCGACCTACCTGCGGATGTGTGGCTACGACGCGGCCTACGCTCTGGACCGCGACGCCGAAGCCGACGAGCGGGTGCTCGACGTCGTCGCGGACGAGGGGCGGCTACTCCTCACCCGTGACCGACAGCTGGCGTCGCGTGCGAGCGACTCGCTCCTCCTCACCGAGCGCGAGGTGACAGACCAGCTCCGCGAGCTTCGGGCGGTGGGGTTCGTCCTCGAACTCGACGACGAACCGGCGTACTGCGGGCGGTGTAACGGCCCGGTCGAGGCCGTCGACGACGGCGAACCTCGGCCGGAGTACGCACCCGACGACGGTCTCGTCTGGCAGTGTCGCGACTGTGGGCAGTTCTTCTGGAAGGGAAGCCACTGGGACGACGTCAGAGAACGACTGGAAAACCTGTAG
- a CDS encoding DUF7139 domain-containing protein: protein MTSLSEAYDTAAGQNPGRLYLGVTLFLVGALFVIAGIVVTTTNVLQPSLNVAEVRLYGGVLAGVGVPAVFLGVFTVLPSGRQTRAAAVIGASISLLGVALFWHAYPCQWIGANCGQDLTNLTLPTVGVYFLGTITTFWCLFVGAANFKTRNDPGGTVKMEVTRQGETKVIEVPAAQAKSFGGVGLFGNEPDGEVETQTAGSNKSTQSTGSSSRSSRSSRSSSPQPSSPTSATVSDGGAADTDIRSPLDETGDAEVMTTESPKQAPSRGDAYCGSCAHFQYVRGDSGMVPYCGYHEEVMDDMAACQEWTGRNQQ, encoded by the coding sequence ATGACCAGTCTCTCCGAGGCCTACGACACTGCGGCGGGGCAGAATCCCGGCCGCCTCTACCTCGGCGTGACGCTGTTTCTCGTCGGTGCCCTCTTCGTCATCGCGGGAATCGTCGTCACGACGACGAACGTGCTCCAGCCATCCCTCAACGTCGCCGAGGTGCGGCTCTACGGCGGTGTCCTCGCCGGCGTCGGCGTTCCCGCCGTTTTCCTCGGCGTCTTCACCGTCCTCCCGTCGGGACGGCAGACCCGTGCGGCCGCCGTCATCGGCGCGAGTATCTCGTTGCTCGGCGTCGCACTGTTCTGGCACGCGTATCCGTGTCAGTGGATCGGCGCGAACTGTGGGCAGGACCTGACGAACCTCACGCTGCCCACGGTCGGCGTCTACTTCCTCGGCACCATCACCACGTTCTGGTGTCTGTTCGTGGGTGCAGCGAACTTCAAGACCCGCAACGACCCCGGTGGCACGGTCAAGATGGAAGTCACTCGCCAGGGTGAGACGAAGGTCATCGAAGTCCCGGCGGCACAGGCCAAGTCCTTCGGCGGTGTCGGTCTCTTCGGCAACGAGCCGGATGGCGAAGTCGAGACGCAGACGGCGGGGTCGAACAAGTCGACGCAGTCGACTGGCTCGTCGTCACGGTCGTCACGGTCGTCGCGGTCGTCGTCCCCACAGCCCTCGTCACCGACGAGTGCGACCGTCAGCGACGGTGGCGCGGCCGACACCGACATCCGTTCGCCGTTGGACGAGACGGGCGACGCCGAAGTCATGACCACCGAGTCGCCGAAGCAGGCACCGAGTCGCGGCGACGCCTACTGCGGGAGCTGCGCACACTTCCAGTACGTCCGCGGCGACAGTGGGATGGTCCCGTACTGCGGCTACCACGAGGAGGTCATGGACGACATGGCCGCCTGCCAGGAGTGGACCGGGCGGAACCAGCAGTAG
- a CDS encoding D-aminoacyl-tRNA deacylase, producing the protein MIAIVVSRADHASEHIGDCLLELADWTEHTDDSRADGDGGGTVYRTGDDGTGDPAFELRTFDRIHVELDGVDEAFDDPDLVFFVSRHSGDTGPLLTAHFTGNFGGAKYGGEDASLARACPNVQKELVAAFEEHAPDRYDVGIECTHHGPSELGVPSLFVELGSDESQWEDPEGARAVAASVLSVDGVDADLAGGDRHLVGFGGGHYVPRPTRLVRETAWAVGHIAADWQLDELGDVEANRDVAAQVFEQSAASHAVVDGDKPELETVVDELGYRVVSETWVRTVDDRPLDLVAELEAALSTVDEGLRFGDGSRAEGASEEFDTFDEFVVVDLPTDLLQDAQGTDAEATRAAVEANTVAFETVHTGSRAAGRAAVRDEAAYDALVDAVADVLRGKYERVEREADAVVAHESAFDPEKAATLGVSEGPAFGKLAAGQPVEVGGREIPPEEVRTDKTHRFPV; encoded by the coding sequence GTGATCGCCATCGTCGTCAGCCGCGCCGACCACGCATCGGAACACATCGGTGACTGTCTCCTGGAGCTCGCCGACTGGACCGAACACACCGACGACTCCCGTGCCGATGGCGACGGCGGCGGGACCGTCTACCGCACCGGCGACGACGGCACCGGCGACCCGGCCTTCGAACTGCGGACCTTCGACCGCATCCACGTCGAACTCGACGGCGTCGACGAGGCCTTCGACGACCCCGATCTCGTGTTCTTCGTCTCGCGACACTCGGGAGACACCGGCCCGCTCCTGACGGCGCACTTCACCGGCAACTTCGGCGGGGCGAAGTACGGCGGCGAGGACGCCTCGCTCGCGCGGGCCTGTCCGAACGTCCAGAAGGAACTCGTGGCGGCCTTCGAGGAACACGCGCCCGACCGCTACGACGTCGGCATCGAATGTACCCACCACGGCCCGAGCGAGCTGGGCGTCCCCTCGCTGTTCGTCGAACTCGGCAGCGACGAGAGTCAGTGGGAGGACCCCGAGGGTGCCCGCGCGGTCGCAGCGTCTGTCCTCTCGGTCGACGGTGTCGACGCCGACCTCGCGGGCGGCGACCGCCATCTCGTCGGCTTCGGCGGCGGCCACTACGTCCCCCGGCCGACGCGGCTCGTCCGCGAGACCGCCTGGGCCGTCGGCCACATCGCCGCCGACTGGCAGCTGGACGAACTCGGCGACGTCGAGGCGAACCGCGACGTCGCCGCGCAGGTCTTCGAGCAGAGCGCGGCCAGCCACGCCGTCGTCGACGGCGACAAGCCCGAGTTGGAGACCGTCGTCGACGAGTTGGGCTACCGCGTCGTCTCCGAGACGTGGGTCCGGACGGTCGACGACCGGCCGCTCGACCTCGTCGCCGAGTTGGAGGCCGCGCTGTCGACGGTCGACGAGGGGCTGCGGTTCGGCGACGGGAGCCGCGCGGAGGGAGCGTCCGAGGAGTTTGATACGTTCGACGAGTTCGTCGTCGTCGACCTCCCGACCGACCTGCTGCAAGACGCCCAGGGGACCGACGCGGAGGCGACGCGGGCGGCCGTCGAGGCGAACACCGTCGCCTTCGAGACGGTCCACACCGGGTCGCGCGCGGCGGGGCGGGCCGCCGTCCGCGACGAGGCGGCCTACGACGCGTTGGTCGACGCGGTGGCCGACGTGCTGCGCGGGAAGTACGAGCGCGTCGAGCGCGAGGCGGACGCCGTCGTCGCCCACGAGTCGGCGTTCGACCCCGAGAAGGCCGCGACGCTCGGCGTCTCGGAAGGACCGGCGTTCGGCAAGCTGGCCGCGGGCCAGCCGGTCGAGGTCGGTGGGCGAGAGATTCCGCCCGAAGAGGTACGGACCGACAAGACCCACCGATTTCCCGTCTGA
- the nreA gene encoding DNA repair protein NreA translates to MRLDDYIEMEVDEAANRRKMVEEKSYTILDELEAFEGRFDDAVQGDTVVGSVSPAIFVGRANYPNVSTGILSPVGHEDDAARFETSAAWYDEGVSIDDVFQRRTSLLNSNRSASVEVGRDANVHDAWDGFVGTQREVAIADRPVSVEIGLDSRPDLDFDVSAQDVATPTGPRARARSADLGENPHVPVAVKKTLEDDDWQAQGAMNYLYRRGFDVYDINTILSAGALGQGENRRLVPTRWSITAVDDTVGQFVRGTIRDAPSVDTVQVWRNEYLGNAFWVILAPGTWEFELVEMKAPGSIWNPDGEKLWLSSDREGFEGRTSYVDETAGAYYAARLAALEHLSDVGRQAKVLVLRHVSDAYWGPVGVWQVREAIRHAFEGEHGEAETFADAVREVATHLPVSVGDLRRKSAMVSGLQANLTDFL, encoded by the coding sequence ATGCGGCTGGACGACTACATCGAGATGGAGGTCGACGAGGCGGCGAACCGCCGCAAGATGGTCGAGGAGAAATCCTACACCATCCTCGACGAGCTGGAAGCCTTCGAGGGACGCTTCGACGACGCCGTCCAGGGCGACACCGTCGTCGGCAGCGTCTCGCCCGCCATCTTCGTCGGCCGCGCCAACTATCCGAACGTGTCGACGGGTATCCTCTCGCCCGTCGGCCACGAGGACGACGCCGCCCGCTTCGAGACGAGTGCCGCGTGGTACGACGAGGGCGTCAGCATCGACGACGTCTTCCAGCGACGGACGAGCCTCCTCAACTCCAACCGGTCGGCCAGCGTCGAGGTCGGCCGCGACGCGAACGTCCACGACGCGTGGGACGGCTTCGTCGGCACCCAACGGGAGGTCGCCATCGCCGACCGGCCGGTGAGCGTCGAGATCGGTCTGGACAGCCGCCCGGACCTCGACTTCGACGTCTCGGCACAGGACGTCGCGACCCCGACCGGTCCCCGAGCGCGCGCCCGGTCGGCCGACCTCGGCGAGAACCCTCACGTTCCTGTGGCTGTGAAGAAGACGCTCGAAGACGACGACTGGCAAGCTCAGGGGGCGATGAACTATCTCTACCGCCGCGGCTTCGACGTCTACGACATCAACACCATCCTCTCCGCTGGCGCGCTCGGTCAGGGCGAGAACCGGCGGCTTGTCCCGACCCGGTGGTCCATCACCGCCGTCGACGACACCGTCGGCCAGTTCGTCCGCGGGACCATCCGCGACGCGCCGAGCGTCGACACCGTGCAGGTCTGGCGCAACGAGTATCTCGGCAACGCCTTCTGGGTGATTCTCGCGCCCGGAACGTGGGAGTTCGAGCTGGTCGAGATGAAGGCACCCGGCAGTATCTGGAACCCGGATGGCGAGAAGCTGTGGCTGTCGAGCGACCGCGAGGGCTTCGAGGGGCGGACGAGCTACGTCGACGAGACGGCCGGGGCGTACTACGCGGCCCGGCTGGCCGCGCTCGAACATCTCTCGGACGTCGGTCGGCAGGCGAAGGTGCTCGTCCTCCGACACGTCTCCGACGCCTACTGGGGACCGGTCGGCGTCTGGCAAGTGCGAGAAGCGATCCGCCACGCATTCGAGGGAGAACACGGCGAAGCCGAGACGTTCGCGGACGCCGTCCGCGAGGTCGCGACACATCTGCCCGTGTCGGTGGGGGACCTGCGCCGGAAGTCCGCGATGGTCTCGGGGCTTCAGGCGAACCTCACGGACTTTCTCTGA